The following are encoded in a window of Syntrophorhabdaceae bacterium genomic DNA:
- the lsrF gene encoding 3-hydroxy-5-phosphonooxypentane-2,4-dione thiolase translates to MADTDDIKEAKMFHADKPQTTEGFFLKGSNSLDWGMKNRLSRIFNPVSGRTVMLAIDHGYFQGPTTGLERVDINILPLEPYADTLMLTRGILRSIVPPSTSKSIVLRVSGGASILKELSNEEIAVDIEESIRLNVCAMAVQVFVGGEYERQSIINMTRMVDIGNRYGIPTMAVTAVGKDMARDAKYFRLACRICAELGAHYIKSYYVEKDFETVTASCPVPIVMAGGKKIPELDALTMAHNAIQRGAAGVDMGRNIFQSAAPIAMIKAIRAVVHDDATPAAAFDLYKRLKKQG, encoded by the coding sequence ATGGCCGATACAGACGATATCAAAGAAGCCAAGATGTTTCACGCGGACAAACCGCAGACCACAGAGGGCTTTTTCCTCAAGGGCTCCAATTCCCTGGACTGGGGAATGAAGAACAGGCTTTCGAGGATATTTAACCCCGTGTCCGGCAGGACGGTCATGCTCGCCATCGACCACGGATACTTTCAGGGACCGACCACGGGCCTTGAGCGGGTCGATATCAATATCCTTCCCTTAGAGCCCTACGCGGATACGCTCATGCTCACGAGAGGAATCTTACGCTCCATTGTCCCGCCCTCGACCTCCAAATCGATAGTTCTCAGGGTTTCCGGAGGGGCGAGTATTCTCAAAGAGTTGTCGAATGAAGAGATTGCTGTCGATATAGAAGAGTCTATACGTCTCAACGTCTGCGCCATGGCCGTACAGGTTTTTGTCGGCGGAGAATACGAACGGCAGTCGATTATCAATATGACCCGTATGGTCGATATAGGTAACCGGTACGGCATTCCCACCATGGCGGTAACCGCCGTGGGCAAGGACATGGCACGCGATGCCAAGTACTTTCGCCTCGCCTGCAGAATTTGTGCGGAACTCGGCGCCCATTACATCAAGAGCTATTACGTGGAGAAAGATTTTGAAACCGTCACCGCTTCGTGCCCTGTGCCGATCGTCATGGCCGGAGGCAAGAAGATACCGGAACTCGACGCCCTGACCATGGCCCACAATGCAATCCAGAGAGGCGCAGCCGGTGTGGACATGGGTCGCAATATATTTCAATCGGCGGCGCCGATAGCCATGATCAAGGCCATAAGGGCCGTTGTGCACGACGACGCAACCCCGGCGGCTGCCTTCGATCTGTACAAGAGACTGAAGAAGCAGGGCTGA
- the nadB gene encoding L-aspartate oxidase gives MNKDLRHSCELLVIGSGIAGLCAAITAAEQGLDIIIVTKQDSMEESNTFYAQGGIVTLGIDDSPDVLIDDVVQTGDGISNLEAVKIVAHEGPRLVEDFLINKVGVPFSRSTENGYEFAREGGHSRRRILHCMDSTGKAIEEHLVAKLKEFKNVRVFNNYTAIDLLSIPHHSTNPLALYMEPQCIGAYALNNISEQVERIFSAYTILATGGLGRIYQHTTNPSGATGDGFAMADRAGARLINMEYVQFHPTTLFHKDADGFLISEAVRGEGGKLMTKDGSYFMAKYSPLADLAPRDEVCRAMYEEMLKRGDSYVYLDVASHTDINIKKRFPMIYKRCLSLDIDIQKVPIPVVPAAHFSCGGVQVDLWGRTSLRNLYAVGEVAATGLHGANRLGSTSLLEGLVWGIRSAEHITEHFKDKKFYKESEIPPWRFPETEEEVDPALIQQDWVSIKSTMWNYVGIIRTVKRLERARADLSYLKNRIDDFYRRAHLAPMVINLRNGIQTALIVTGFAFKNRVSRGAHFVR, from the coding sequence ATGAATAAAGACCTAAGACACTCGTGCGAACTTCTTGTCATTGGATCAGGTATCGCAGGGCTTTGTGCAGCCATCACAGCGGCCGAGCAGGGCCTCGATATCATCATCGTAACCAAACAGGATTCCATGGAGGAGTCGAATACTTTTTACGCACAGGGAGGAATAGTCACCCTGGGCATCGATGATTCTCCCGACGTACTCATAGATGATGTGGTACAAACCGGTGACGGTATCTCCAATCTTGAGGCTGTGAAAATTGTGGCCCACGAGGGACCGCGACTCGTAGAGGATTTTCTTATCAACAAGGTCGGTGTACCATTTTCCCGCTCCACGGAGAACGGATATGAATTTGCCAGAGAAGGGGGTCACTCGCGCCGGCGCATCCTCCATTGCATGGACTCAACAGGCAAAGCCATTGAAGAACATCTTGTGGCCAAGCTCAAAGAATTCAAGAACGTGAGGGTCTTCAATAACTATACGGCCATCGATCTCCTTTCGATACCACACCACTCCACCAATCCACTGGCCCTCTACATGGAGCCGCAGTGCATCGGGGCCTACGCGCTTAACAACATAAGCGAGCAGGTCGAACGTATATTTTCTGCGTATACAATCCTTGCTACAGGCGGTCTCGGGCGGATCTACCAACATACCACGAATCCCTCCGGCGCCACGGGAGACGGGTTTGCCATGGCCGACAGGGCCGGCGCCCGGCTCATCAATATGGAATACGTACAGTTCCATCCCACGACACTCTTTCATAAAGACGCCGACGGTTTTCTCATCTCAGAAGCGGTGCGAGGAGAAGGTGGCAAGCTCATGACAAAGGACGGGTCGTACTTTATGGCCAAGTACTCGCCTTTGGCTGATCTCGCCCCGAGGGATGAGGTTTGCAGGGCAATGTACGAGGAGATGCTCAAGAGGGGCGATTCCTATGTGTATCTGGATGTAGCGTCCCATACGGATATTAACATCAAGAAGCGCTTCCCCATGATTTATAAACGCTGCCTCTCGCTCGATATCGATATACAGAAGGTCCCCATACCAGTTGTCCCGGCTGCCCACTTTAGTTGCGGAGGCGTGCAGGTCGATCTCTGGGGCAGGACATCGCTCAGGAACCTCTATGCTGTGGGGGAGGTCGCTGCAACGGGCCTGCATGGCGCCAACAGACTCGGGTCTACGTCGCTGCTCGAAGGACTTGTCTGGGGCATACGTTCGGCTGAGCATATTACGGAGCACTTCAAAGACAAGAAGTTCTACAAGGAATCGGAGATACCGCCCTGGCGTTTTCCCGAAACCGAAGAAGAGGTTGACCCGGCGCTCATTCAGCAGGATTGGGTGAGCATCAAATCGACCATGTGGAACTATGTTGGTATCATACGGACCGTGAAAAGGCTTGAGCGTGCGCGCGCAGACTTGAGTTACCTGAAGAATAGAATAGATGATTTTTACAGACGGGCGCACCTTGCCCCCATGGTGATCAATCTCAGAAACGGTATACAAACGGCGCTTATCGTTACAGGCTTTGCCTTCAAGAATCGGGTGAGCAGAGGCGCTCACTTTGTGCGCTAA